GCCGCCCGCCACGAGCACCGACCCGTTGTCGAGGAGCGTCGTCGTCGCGCCGGTCAGCGCCGTCGGCAGCGACCCCGTCGTCGAGAAGGTCCCGAGCGTGGCCGCCGCGGCTGGCGCCTCGGCGAGCAGCCCGGCCGATCCCGCGAGGAGCCCCACGAGCGAGCACGCGGCGAGGGCGCGCGCCCACGGGGGGCGCCGGCGCGGGCCGAGCCCGCGCGGCTCCGGCGAACGTCGTCCACTTCGCTCAGGCATGCGCACCACCACCTCGTCGCTATCACACTTCGCTAACGGACGGCACGGCATCTCCTAACAATTTGCAAGGCCGTGCCATTAGCACCCTACGGGGCGGCTGCCGGCGATGCAACGCGCCCCGGGTGCCCGCACCGCCCGCCCAGGCGCCGCCGAGCGCCCCGCCTGCCCGGCGGGTGTGCCGGTAGGGTGGCGGCCGTGGCGGGGCCGATCGCGCTCGTCGGCAGCGGCGAGTTCCTCGAGGCGATGCGCGCCGTCGACGAGCAGCTGCTCGCCGGCCGGCGCCGCGTCGTCGCCGTCCTCGCGACGGCGGCAGCCGAGGAGGGGCCGGCGCGCGTCGCCTACTGGTTCGACCTCGCTCGCGCCCACTACGCCGAGCTCGAGGCCGAGGTGCTCGCGCTCCCCGTGCTCGAGCGGGCCGACGCCGAGCGCGCCGATCTCGCGTCGCTCCTGCACGGTGCCGGCCTCGTCTACCTCTCCGGCGGCAACCCCGGCTACCTCGCCGCGACGCTGCGCTCGAGCGCGTGCTGGGAGGCGATCTGCGCTGCCCACCGCGCTGGGGCGGCGCTCGCCGGCTGCTCGGCCGGGGCCATGGCGCTCGGTGCCGTCGCGCCCGACGTGCGCCGGGCCAGCCGCGTCGAGCCCGGGCTCGGGCTGCTCCCGACGCTCGCGGTCGTGCCCCACTTCGACCACCCGTCCGGCTTCGCCGAGCGCCTCCTCGGGCGCGTCCGGGCGGCGAGCGGGCCCGAGGTGCACGTCGTCGGCATCGAGGAGGAGACCGCCCTCGTCGGCGGCCCGCACCGCTTCGCCGTCGCCGGGCGCGGCGCGGCGTGGGTGATCGGGCCCGGCGCTGCTCGCCGCCGCTACGGACGAGGCGAGCTCCTCGAGATCGGCGGCCGCCTCGAGGAGGGTGCGCTGGCCTGAGCGCCGCGACCGGGGAGCGGCCCGCCGGCGTCGAGCCGCGCGCCTCGCGCGACCTGGGCCGGGACCACGGCCCGGTCGTGGAGCGCCCCACGAACCCCGATCCCGCCCCGCCCCCGACCCTGGCGCACGCCCGCACACGGCGGGATCGCCGGCGAGGCCGAACCCGAGGCCCTCGCGAGGAGCCGCTCGCAGGACGGGCCGAGATCCCCCCGAGCGACGGCCTGCGGGCTGCGACGACGACCGCGCGCCGCGCGGCGGGATCGTCGAGCGTCGGTCCGTGCCGCGCGGTGGCGTCGACGCGCCACGACGCAGTGCCGCTGCGACGCCGCAACCGCCGCCTCCCCGGGACCGTCAGGCCCCGGGGAGGCGAGCCAGCGACCCGCCTGTCGCCACCCAGCCGGGGCACCGGGGGAAGGCGCCGGCTCCCTCGACTCGCCGCGACCCGGCCGTCGCGCTCGCCCGGCCGGGCCGCGCCCGGCGAGCACGGGCCGGCGCCGTGCGGCCGGTCCCCCTCCCTCGGCGCCGGCTCAGGCGCGTGCGACCCGGGCGCGCTGCGCGGCGGTCGGGAGGGAGACGGCCGAGGCGAGGCGCAGGCGGGCGAGGAGCGCGATGACGAGGTAGGAGACATCGAGCTGGTACGGCTCGAGGCCGTGGCGCGCCGAGCGGGGGAACGCGTGGTGGTTGTTGTGCCACCCCTCGCCGAAGGTGAGGAGGGCGACGAGGAGGTTGTTGCGGCTGCGGTCGCCGACGTCGTAGGCACGCCGGCCGAAGGTGTGGCACACGGAGTTCACGGCGAAGGTGGCGTGCTCGAAGGCGAAGATGCGCACGAGCCCCGCCCACACGAGCGCCTCGACGCCCCGGGCGACGCTCCCGGTGGCCGCGAGGCCGATGAGGAAGGGGGCGCCGACCGAGAGCGCCACCCACAGGAGGTAGCAGCGGTCGACGACGCGAAGGGCGCGGTCCTCGAACAGGTCGCGCCCGTACTCGAGCCCGCGCTCCATCCCCTTCGTCGAGAAGAGCCAGCCGACGTGGGCGTGCGCCAGCCCGCGCACCGCCGCGAGCACCCCCTCGCCCTGCGGCCGCGGCGAGTGGGGGTCGCCCGGCTCGTCGGAGCGGGCGTGGTGCTTGCGGTGGTCCGTCGCCCACTGCGTGAGCGGCCCCTGCAGCGTCATCGCGCCGAGCACGGCGAGCGCGACGCGCACCGGCTGGACCGCCCGGAACGAGCGGTGGGTGAACAGGCGGTGGTAGCCGACGGTGATGCCGAGGCCCGTGGCCACGTAGAACGCGAGGAAGAGGGCGAGGTCGAGCGGGCGGAAGGCGACGCCCCAGGCGAGCCCGGCGGCCGACACGACGCCGAGCGGCGGGACCACGACGGCGACGAGGGTGACGGCCTGGCTCACCCGGGACGTGCGCGAACGCACCGTGGCGATCGGGGCCGCGAGCGCCGCTGCCGCCTCGCCGGGCCGGGTCTCGGCGGCGCACTCGATCACGGGGCCATCCTCGCACGCCTCGCAGGGACCCGGCCTATCCTGCGCCCGTGCGCCTGGAGATCGAGCCGGTCGCCCCCGCGACGGTGCGCGCGCTGCGCCGGGACCTGCTGTACCCGGACGCGCCGGGCGACGGGATCGACTACCCGGGGGACGGCGCGCCCGGGAGCGTCGCGCTCGCCGCCTTCGAGGGGGAGGCCCGCCGCCTCGTGGGCACGGCCACCGTCCTCGTCGAGGCGCCACCCCGCCCCCTCGGCGGCCGCGTCTCGCCGGCGTGGCGGCTGCGCGGGGTCGCGACCGTCCCCGACCGACGCAACGAGGGCATCGGCACCCGCCTCGTGGTCGCGGCGCTCGAGCACGTCGCGGCCGCGGGCGGCGGCCTCGTGTGGTGCAACGCGCGCCTCGCCGCGCGCGCCGTCTACGAGCGCCTCGGCTTCAGCGCCGACGGGGAGGCGTTCGAGCTGCCCGGGGTCGGCCCGCACCTCGTCATGTGGCGGTCGGTCGCGCCGCTCGGCGGCTGAGCCTCAGGTCGAGGCGCCGGGGCCCTCGGGGGTGAGCGGCTCGTACTCCGCCTCGTACTGGCGGAGCTGCTCGACCAGGTCGCCCGCCCGGCGCTCGTCGCCCGGGGCGGCCCGCCCGACCCGGCTGGCGTAGGCGATCCGCCCGAGCTCGTTCAGCAGCCCCTCGGCGCGCCGGCGCGCGGCGAGGGCGTCGAGCTTGGCCTGGCCCGCCTTGCCGGCCTCCTGCGCCTTCTCGGCGAGCTGGGTCGCCTGCGCCTTCACCTTGTCCATCAAGCCCATGCGGCACCTCCCGTGCTAGGCCCCGAGGAGCTCGCGCCACGCAGCAAGCTTCGCGCGTGCCGTCTCGGGGGTGAGCGCCAGGCTCTCCTCGGGCACGCTCGCGGCGAGCTCGCGGCGTCGCCCGTAGTCGTGGGCGACGCCGGCGAAGGCCGCCCGCCGGTGCTCGACGAGGTCGCTCGGCGCGTCCGAGAGGAAGCCGAAGAGCTCCGCGGCGAGCTCGAGGTCGGCGAGGACCGGCGCTCTCCCGGCGCGCGCCGCGCGCCGCATCGCGATGGCGACGATCCCGGCGACCACGTCCTCCCGGTGCTCGCCCGGCTCGAGCACGAGGCGGTCCTCGAGCCGCCGGGCGAGGCGAAGCGCGTAGCCCTGGTCGGGGCCGGGGACGCCGCCGCCCCGGCGCCAGGGGGGCCTGGCCGGGAGCACCTCGGCCGGCCGGTGGAAGGTCCACGGCCGCGGCGGCGCGAGCCGGGTCGTCGGGCGGACCTCGTCCTCGACGAGGATCGGGGCGAACTTCGGCTGGGTCATCGGCGGCCTCGTGTGCTCGGCGCGCCCGAGGCTAGCCGACCGCCTCGCCGACGCGCCGCCCGCGCTCGCTCGCCCGCAGCAGGCCGAAGACGAAGGCGTCGACGAGCGCCTGGAAGGACGACTCGATGACGTTCTCGGACACGCCGATGGTCGACCAGGTCCCCTCCGCGTCCGCCGTGTCGATGAGGACGCGCGTCGTCGCGGCGGTCCCCTTGCCGGTGTCGAGGACGCGCACCCGGTAGTCGGTGAGGTGCAGCGCCCCGAGCGCGGGGAAGTGCGCCCCGAGCGCCTGGCGCAGCGCCGCGTCGAGGGCGTTCACCGGGCCGTTGCCCTCGGCCGTGGCGACGACGCGCTCGTCGCCGACGTGGACCTTGACGGTCGCCTCGGTCGTGAGCTCGCCCGGGCTCGACCACGGGTGGACGAGGCGCTCGCCGCCTGGCTCCTCGTCGGGCGCCGCCCGCCAGTCCGAGATCACCCGGAACGACTCGATCGTGAAGAAGCGCCCGGGCGGCTCCCCGCCCGCCGCCGCGCGCATCAGCAGCTCGAGGGAGCCGTCGGCGACCTCGAAGTGGTAGCCGGCGTGCTCGAGCCGCTTCAAGGTGTCGAGGACGCGCGCGAGCGCGTCGTCGCCGAGGCGGATCCCGAGCTCGGCGGCCTTGAGGGCGAGCGTCGAGCGACCGGCGAGCTCGCTCACCACCACGCGCCGGCCGTTGCCGACGATCGCCGGGTCGACGTGCTCGTAGGCGTCCGAGCGGCGCACGATGGCGCTCGTGTGCAGCCCGGCCTTGTGGGCGAAGGCCGCCGTGCCGACGTAGGGGCGCTGGGGGTCGAGCGGGAGGTTGACCACCTCGGCGACGTGACGAGCGACGGGCGTGACGAGCTCGAGGCGCTCGCGCGGGATCGTCTCGACGCCCATCTTCACGGTGAGGTTCGGGATGGTGGCGCACAGGTCCGCGTTGCCGGCGCGCTCGCCGTAGCCGTTGATGCAGCCCTGCACCTGGGTGGCGCCCTGGCGCACCGCGGCGAGGCTGTTCGCCACGGCGCAGCCGGCGTCGTTGTGGAAGTGGACCCCGAGCGTGGCGGACGTCTCCCGGCGCACGGCCGCGACGATGGCCTCGACGTCGTGCGGGAGCGTGCCGCCGTTCGTGTCGCACAGCACGAGCGCCTCGGCGCCCGCGGACTCGGCGGCGGCGAGCACCCGCAGCGCGAAGTCGCGGTCGCGGCGGAAGCCGTCGAAGAAGTGCTCCGCGTCGAGGAAGACCCGCAGCCCGCTCGCCACGAGGAAGGCGACCGAGTCGGCCACCATCGCTACGCCCTCCTCGAGGCTCGTGCGCAGCGCCTCGCGCACGTGCAGGTCGGAGGACTTCGCCACGATGCAGACCACCTCGGTGCCGGCCGCCACGAGCTGGCGCAGCGTGGCGTCCTCGCCGGCGCGCACCCCGGCGCGGCGCGTCGAGCCGAAGGCGACGAGGGTCGCCCGCTCGAGGCGCAGCTCGCTCGGCACGCGCCGGAAGAACTCCTCGTCCTTCGGGTTCGCGCCCGGCCAGCCGCCCTCGATGTAGGCGACGCCGAGGTGGTCGAGCTGGCGGGCGACGCGCAGCTTGTCCTCGACGCTGAGCGACATGCCCTCCTGCTGGGAGCCGTCGCGAAGCGTCGTGTCGTAGACGTCGACCGACGCCGGCAGCGTCGGCAGGTCGAAGGCGGCGTGACCGCCCGGCACCGCAGCCCTAGCCGACACGCTCGAGCCAGTCCTTGTACTCGTCGACCTCGCCGCGCACCGTCGCGAAGAAGCGCTCCTGCAGGAGGCGCGTCAGCGGCCCGGGCGCCCCCGCGCCAAGGCGCCGGTCGTCGACCGAGGCGATCGGGCACAGCTCGGCTGCCGTCCCGGTGAGGAACGCCTCGTCCGCGAGGTACAGGTCGGCGCGCCGCAGCAGCGCCTCGCGCACCTCGATGCCGAGGTCGCGGGCGATCGTCGTCACCGTCGCCGCGGTGATGCCCTCGAGGGCGGCGACCGCCGCGGCCGGCGGGGTGAGGAGGACGCCGTCTCGCACGAGGAAGAGGTTCTCGCCGGTCCCCTCGGCGAGGTAGCCGTCGGTGGTGAGCAGCACCGCCTCGTCGTAGCCGGCGCGCAGCGCCTCGACCTTCGCCAGGGAGGAGTTGATGTACATCCCCGTCGCCTTCGCCGCCGTCGGCAGGGCGCGCGGGTCGTGGCGAGCCCACGAGCTCACCTTGAGGCGGATGCCGTGGGCGATCCCCTCCTCGCCGAGGTAGGCGCCCCACGGCCACACCGCGACGGCGGCGTGCACCTCGCACGGCAGGGGGTTGAGCCCCATCTCGCCGTAGCCGAGGTAGACGATCGGGCGGATGTAGCAGCTCGCGAGGCCGCTGGCGAGAACCGTCTCGCGCACCGCCGCGCACAGCTCCTCCTCGCTGAAGGGGAGCTCGATGGCGAGCAGGTGCGCGGAGCGCGCGAGGCGGGCGACGTGGTCGCGAAGTCGGAAGATCGCGGGGCCGGCGGCCGTCTCGTAGGCGCGGATCCCCTCGAACACCGCCGTGCCGTAGTGGAGGCTGTGGGTGAGCACGTGCACCTTCGCCTCCTCCCAGGCGACGAGCTCGCCGTCCATCCAGATCTTCGGGGTCGGGGTGATCGGCATCACAACCTCCCTGCGACGGCGTCGCCGATCTCGCTCGTCGTCCTCGCCGGCGCGGCGGCGAGGGAGCCCTGGGTCTCGAGCACGGCGCGCTCGATGCGCCGGGCCGCCTCCGCCTCGCCGAGGTGCTCGAGCATCATCGCGGCCGAGCGGATGGCGGCGAGGGGGTTCGCGAGGTTCTTCCCGGCGATGTCGTGGGCCGCGCCGTGCACCGGCTCGAAGATCGACGGCCCGGTACGCGCCGGGTTGAGGTTCGCCGACGCGGCGAGGCCGATGCCCCCCGTGACCGCCGCGGCGAGGTCCGTGAGGATGTCCCCGAAGAGGTTGTCGGTGACGACGACGTCGTAGCGGCTCGCGTCCTCCACGAGGTAGATGCAGGCCGCGTCGACGTGCTGGTAGGAGGTGCGGACGGACGGGTGCTCCCGGCCCACGTCCTCGAAGGTCCGCTGCCACAGGTCGCCCGCGAAGGTGAGGACGTTCGTCTTGTGCACGAGCGTGAGCGAGGTCCGCGGCCGGCGGGCGGCGAGCTCGTAGGCGAAGCGGACGCAGCGCTCGACGCCGAAGCGCGTGTTCACCGAGCCCTGGGTGGCCACCTCCTCCGGCGTCCCCCGGCGCAGCTGCCCGCCCTCGCCGACGTAGGGGCCCTCGGTGTTCTCCCGCACCACGACGAAGTCGGCCTCCGGCGCGAGCGAGCCCGGCACGCCGTTGAACGGGCGGAGGTTGACGTAGCAGTCGAGGGCGAAGCGCAGCGCGAGGAGCAGGCCGCGCTCGAGCACCCCGGAGGGCACCGCGCTCGAGCCGATCGGCGGCCCGATGGCGCCGAGCAGGATGGCGTCCGCGCCCCGCAGCTCCTCGAGCACCGACGCCGGCAGCACGTCGCCGGTGCGCACGTAGCGGTCGGCACCGAGGTCGTACTCGGTGGTGTCGAGCTTCACCCCGGCGGCGGCGACGACCTTCAGCGCCTCGGCGAGGACCTCGGGACCGATCCCGTCCCCGCCGATCACCGCCACCTTGTAGCTCGCCACCTCGCACCTTCCTCTCGTCGCCCGTCCGCCGCCCGCGCACGGCGGCGGCCGGAGCGGCTCCCTCGGGAAACAAAAAGACCGCCCACTTCGTGGACGGCCGACGACGCGCACCCGACGGGGCGCGTCTTCAGGGAATGGCTACGGTCGCTGCGGCGGGCATCTGCCCGTAAGTCTTGCCAGCAGCGCCGCCCCCGTCAACTCTGGCCGCGAGGCGACCTTGTCCGCCGGGCGCAGCGGCACCATGATGGGCACGGTGCCCGGCTCCACCAAGCGACGCGACCTGCGAGCCTCCGACGCCGACCGGGACGCGGCCGTCGACGAGCTGCGCCGGCACGCGAGCGTCGGCCGCCTCACGATCGACGAGCTCGACGAGCGCATCGGACGCGCGCTGCGGTCGAAGACCCTCGGCGAGCTCGAGGACCTGCTCGCCGACCTGCCCGTCGAGCCACCCGAGCCGGTCGTCCCGAGGCCCCAGCCCCTCTGGACGCGGCCCGCCGTGCGCGCCGCGGCGCTGCGCCTCGGGGCCCTCGACCTCTTCTGCGTCCTGGCCTGGGCGCTGAGCGGGCACCCCGTCCAGTTCTGGCCGGCGTGGGTCATCCTCTTCAGCGTCTGGCGTCTCGGGCGCACGAGCCGGAACGAGGCGCGCCGCGAGGAGGCCGAGCGACGCCGGGCGCTCGCCACCGCCCCGCCGCGGCGGCGCATCGGCCCACCCTAGGGCCGTCCCGCGGGCGCGCCCCCAGCCGCTACCCTCAGACAGGTGAGCGAGATCCACCTGAGCGCCGAGACCTACGCCCGCCTCGCCGCCGAGCTCGAGGAGCTGACGACGCGCGGGCGCGTCGAGATCGCCCGCCAGATCGAGGCGGCGCGGGCGCTCGGCGACCTGTCGGAGAACGGCGACTACCACGCCGCCAAGGACGCCCAGGGCCGGATGGAGGCCCGCATCCGCCAGCTCCAGGCGACGCTCGAGCGCGCCGTCATCGTCGAGCCCGGCGCGAGCGGCGGCGAGGTCGTGGCCGGCGCCGTCGTCTCGCTGCGCTACGAGGGCGAGGAGGAGCCCGAGCGCTACCTCGTCGGCTCCATCGAGGAGCGCCGCGACGACGTCGCGGTCATCTCCACCGGCTCGCCCCTCGGACAGGCCCTCCTCGGCCGGCGCGCCGGGGAGTCGGTCGAGTTCCAGGCGCCGACCGGCACGCAGCGGGTCGAGATCGTGTCGGTCGACTGAGCCGGCGCGGGGACGAGGACGGAGGCCGAGGTGGCGACGGGTCGCACGCTGGCGGACAAGGTCTGGGACGCGCACGTCGTGCGTGCCGGCGAGGGACCCGCGGAGCCGGACCTGCTCTACATCGACCTCCACCTCGTGCACGAGGTGACCTCGCCGCAGGCCTTCGAGGGGCTGCGCCTGGCCGGCCGCCGCGTCAGGCGGCCCGAGCTCACCGTGGCGACCGCCGACCACAACGTGCCCACCACCGAGCTCGACGAGCCGGTCGCCGATCCGGTGTCGCGTCGCCAGCTCGAGGCGCTCCGGGCCAACTGCGACGAGTTCGGCGTCACGCTCTTCCCGAGAGGGCACGCCAACCAGGGGATCGTGCACGTCATCGGTCCCGAGCTCGGGCTCACGCTCCCGGGAACGACGATCGTGTGCGGCGACAGCCACACCTCGACGCACGGCGCCTTCGGCGCCCTCGCCTTCGGCATCGGGACCTCCGAGGTCGAGCACGTGCTCGCCACCCAGACGCTGCCCCAGCTGCGGCCGAGGACGATGGCGGTCGAGGTGGTCGGCGAGCTGCCCGCGCAGGTCACGGCGAAGGACCTGGCGCTCGCCGTCGTGGGGCGCCTCGGCACCGGCGGCGGCATCGGGCACGTCATCGAGTACCGCGGACCCGCGGTCGCGGCGCTCTCGATGGAGGGGCGGATGACGCTGTGC
This DNA window, taken from Acidimicrobiales bacterium, encodes the following:
- a CDS encoding Type 1 glutamine amidotransferase-like domain-containing protein, producing the protein MAGPIALVGSGEFLEAMRAVDEQLLAGRRRVVAVLATAAAEEGPARVAYWFDLARAHYAELEAEVLALPVLERADAERADLASLLHGAGLVYLSGGNPGYLAATLRSSACWEAICAAHRAGAALAGCSAGAMALGAVAPDVRRASRVEPGLGLLPTLAVVPHFDHPSGFAERLLGRVRAASGPEVHVVGIEEETALVGGPHRFAVAGRGAAWVIGPGAARRRYGRGELLEIGGRLEEGALA
- a CDS encoding acyl-CoA desaturase; its protein translation is MIECAAETRPGEAAAALAAPIATVRSRTSRVSQAVTLVAVVVPPLGVVSAAGLAWGVAFRPLDLALFLAFYVATGLGITVGYHRLFTHRSFRAVQPVRVALAVLGAMTLQGPLTQWATDHRKHHARSDEPGDPHSPRPQGEGVLAAVRGLAHAHVGWLFSTKGMERGLEYGRDLFEDRALRVVDRCYLLWVALSVGAPFLIGLAATGSVARGVEALVWAGLVRIFAFEHATFAVNSVCHTFGRRAYDVGDRSRNNLLVALLTFGEGWHNNHHAFPRSARHGLEPYQLDVSYLVIALLARLRLASAVSLPTAAQRARVARA
- a CDS encoding GNAT family N-acetyltransferase; this translates as MRLEIEPVAPATVRALRRDLLYPDAPGDGIDYPGDGAPGSVALAAFEGEARRLVGTATVLVEAPPRPLGGRVSPAWRLRGVATVPDRRNEGIGTRLVVAALEHVAAAGGGLVWCNARLAARAVYERLGFSADGEAFELPGVGPHLVMWRSVAPLGG
- the cimA gene encoding citramalate synthase, giving the protein MPGGHAAFDLPTLPASVDVYDTTLRDGSQQEGMSLSVEDKLRVARQLDHLGVAYIEGGWPGANPKDEEFFRRVPSELRLERATLVAFGSTRRAGVRAGEDATLRQLVAAGTEVVCIVAKSSDLHVREALRTSLEEGVAMVADSVAFLVASGLRVFLDAEHFFDGFRRDRDFALRVLAAAESAGAEALVLCDTNGGTLPHDVEAIVAAVRRETSATLGVHFHNDAGCAVANSLAAVRQGATQVQGCINGYGERAGNADLCATIPNLTVKMGVETIPRERLELVTPVARHVAEVVNLPLDPQRPYVGTAAFAHKAGLHTSAIVRRSDAYEHVDPAIVGNGRRVVVSELAGRSTLALKAAELGIRLGDDALARVLDTLKRLEHAGYHFEVADGSLELLMRAAAGGEPPGRFFTIESFRVISDWRAAPDEEPGGERLVHPWSSPGELTTEATVKVHVGDERVVATAEGNGPVNALDAALRQALGAHFPALGALHLTDYRVRVLDTGKGTAATTRVLIDTADAEGTWSTIGVSENVIESSFQALVDAFVFGLLRASERGRRVGEAVG
- a CDS encoding branched-chain amino acid transaminase; this translates as MPITPTPKIWMDGELVAWEEAKVHVLTHSLHYGTAVFEGIRAYETAAGPAIFRLRDHVARLARSAHLLAIELPFSEEELCAAVRETVLASGLASCYIRPIVYLGYGEMGLNPLPCEVHAAVAVWPWGAYLGEEGIAHGIRLKVSSWARHDPRALPTAAKATGMYINSSLAKVEALRAGYDEAVLLTTDGYLAEGTGENLFLVRDGVLLTPPAAAVAALEGITAATVTTIARDLGIEVREALLRRADLYLADEAFLTGTAAELCPIASVDDRRLGAGAPGPLTRLLQERFFATVRGEVDEYKDWLERVG
- a CDS encoding 3-isopropylmalate dehydrogenase; protein product: MASYKVAVIGGDGIGPEVLAEALKVVAAAGVKLDTTEYDLGADRYVRTGDVLPASVLEELRGADAILLGAIGPPIGSSAVPSGVLERGLLLALRFALDCYVNLRPFNGVPGSLAPEADFVVVRENTEGPYVGEGGQLRRGTPEEVATQGSVNTRFGVERCVRFAYELAARRPRTSLTLVHKTNVLTFAGDLWQRTFEDVGREHPSVRTSYQHVDAACIYLVEDASRYDVVVTDNLFGDILTDLAAAVTGGIGLAASANLNPARTGPSIFEPVHGAAHDIAGKNLANPLAAIRSAAMMLEHLGEAEAARRIERAVLETQGSLAAAPARTTSEIGDAVAGRL
- a CDS encoding DUF1707 domain-containing protein, which codes for MSAGRSGTMMGTVPGSTKRRDLRASDADRDAAVDELRRHASVGRLTIDELDERIGRALRSKTLGELEDLLADLPVEPPEPVVPRPQPLWTRPAVRAAALRLGALDLFCVLAWALSGHPVQFWPAWVILFSVWRLGRTSRNEARREEAERRRALATAPPRRRIGPP
- the greA gene encoding transcription elongation factor GreA — translated: MSEIHLSAETYARLAAELEELTTRGRVEIARQIEAARALGDLSENGDYHAAKDAQGRMEARIRQLQATLERAVIVEPGASGGEVVAGAVVSLRYEGEEEPERYLVGSIEERRDDVAVISTGSPLGQALLGRRAGESVEFQAPTGTQRVEIVSVD